A portion of the Leptospira noumeaensis genome contains these proteins:
- a CDS encoding apolipoprotein N-acyltransferase — protein MKLLRFLISREGIISVFCYSLTAVFSFLSFAPLNLPFFVWVAPFGLFLIEKRNRGEWKKLIYHGFGFSILFYLVSFHWVYHMTTVFGGFDWYLAVPIFIGSAILLNFKFPVYLLVFSFLAKRVGKFFPVIASVSILFAEFFTPQVFPWYFGNVVAENQILAQNAEYASAYGLSAFLFFVSYYLFSFRKPKTFFRLLTNFLSKHKGFQKKILFGGLSFVLVLILFFGNGFYLFQKWSKVKPISEREVLVVQPNAPLEFRDGRNPVEEIRNLMTRIDSIVERELAEKPVDLVVLPESGIPFFTTHDTEITRYSRIYWHQFESLMAILALRHGTNLFYNELDADVVPEALPGRFSRRDVRMYNSSVLMNPNGERRNSYQKVFLLIFGEYMPFEWMYALSGQTGQFAPGTSLSLIPYYEARKTPSSQTKNLHFEDTVTIGPAGVREYYSKDKTEEKQIGSFLPLICYEVIISEFVRKFSGDPDFIVNVTNDKWYGNSVETYQHHTLGRLRAIEFRKWIVRSTNSGTSVFTDHLGSNVDNDFTPIETSAVIRKKVQVIPGEMTFYRLYGNLLSYLYMGIVGLVFYFYVKRNS, from the coding sequence ATGAAACTCTTACGTTTTTTAATTTCACGCGAAGGTATCATATCCGTTTTTTGTTATTCGCTCACCGCTGTATTTTCCTTCCTTTCTTTTGCTCCCTTAAACCTACCATTTTTTGTTTGGGTGGCTCCTTTTGGTCTCTTTCTCATTGAAAAAAGAAACAGAGGTGAATGGAAAAAACTCATCTATCACGGGTTTGGTTTTTCTATTCTATTTTATTTAGTTTCCTTCCATTGGGTTTACCATATGACCACTGTTTTCGGTGGATTTGATTGGTATTTGGCAGTCCCCATATTTATTGGCTCTGCGATCCTTCTTAATTTTAAATTTCCAGTTTATCTTTTGGTTTTTTCTTTTTTAGCCAAACGAGTGGGAAAATTTTTCCCTGTCATTGCTTCTGTATCCATTCTATTTGCTGAATTTTTTACTCCCCAAGTGTTTCCATGGTATTTTGGAAATGTTGTGGCAGAAAATCAAATTTTGGCACAAAACGCGGAGTATGCGAGCGCATACGGCCTGTCTGCTTTTTTATTTTTTGTTTCTTATTATTTGTTTTCATTCAGGAAACCAAAAACGTTTTTTCGGCTACTGACAAATTTTCTTTCTAAACACAAAGGGTTTCAAAAAAAAATTTTATTTGGTGGCCTCAGTTTTGTTTTGGTTCTGATTTTATTTTTTGGGAACGGATTTTATTTATTCCAAAAATGGTCCAAAGTAAAACCAATCTCCGAAAGAGAAGTGTTAGTTGTCCAACCCAATGCACCATTGGAGTTTCGGGATGGTAGAAATCCTGTAGAAGAAATTCGAAATCTTATGACTCGGATTGATTCCATTGTGGAACGTGAACTTGCAGAGAAACCAGTGGATCTAGTGGTTTTACCAGAGTCGGGAATTCCTTTTTTTACAACCCACGATACGGAAATCACTCGTTACAGTAGGATTTATTGGCACCAGTTTGAATCATTAATGGCTATCCTTGCTCTAAGGCATGGAACCAATTTATTCTATAATGAGTTAGATGCAGATGTTGTCCCAGAAGCCCTTCCTGGCCGTTTTTCCAGACGAGATGTTCGAATGTATAACTCTTCTGTTTTAATGAATCCCAATGGCGAAAGAAGGAACAGTTACCAAAAAGTTTTTTTACTGATCTTTGGTGAGTATATGCCTTTCGAGTGGATGTATGCTTTATCTGGACAAACCGGACAGTTTGCACCTGGAACAAGTTTGAGTTTGATTCCCTATTATGAAGCAAGAAAAACTCCCTCTTCCCAAACAAAAAACCTTCATTTTGAAGATACGGTAACCATAGGACCGGCTGGAGTTCGCGAATACTATTCCAAAGACAAAACGGAAGAAAAACAGATCGGAAGTTTTTTACCTTTAATTTGTTATGAAGTCATCATCTCTGAATTCGTAAGAAAGTTTTCGGGTGATCCTGATTTTATTGTCAATGTGACAAATGATAAATGGTATGGAAATTCCGTAGAAACCTACCAACACCATACCTTGGGTAGGCTTCGTGCGATCGAATTTCGTAAATGGATTGTTCGTTCCACTAACTCAGGTACGTCTGTATTTACAGACCATCTTGGTAGTAATGTAGATAATGATTTTACTCCTATAGAAACATCTGCCGTCATTCGCAAAAAAGTACAAGTAATTCCTGGTGAAATGACTTTTTACAGATTGTATGGAAATTTACTTTCTTATTTGTATATGGGTATTGTTGGTTTAGTGTTTTACTTCTATGTTAAAAGGAATTCGTAA
- a CDS encoding PIN/TRAM domain-containing protein, with protein MKHLLSALGTILVSSVSFFFLYSESQNLVLAGVLAGIIFIYSLVLVLGERKLFPEIKADLVLCASVGALLGLSIAAFPISLLNDYGYKSIAIFVAVLFFLTGIKTGVAFAKKPGLGIFGGGSGAAGSSFQIPGLDTANTQIKDKILDTSVVIDGRILDIADTHFLDGPLILPNFVLREIQLISDSSDPIKRARGRRGLEMLNKLQRKGSIEVKITYTDYSDTREVDAKLVKLARDTGGAVVTNDFNLNKVAELQGVRVLNLNNLANALKPVVLPGEEFQISVIKEGKDENQGIGYLEDGTMVVIENGGHLVGKDVRVVVTSIIQTAAGKMIFTKVQNGNNNYNKS; from the coding sequence ATGAAACATTTACTTTCAGCCCTTGGGACAATTTTAGTCTCTTCGGTGTCGTTTTTCTTCTTATATTCGGAATCGCAAAACCTCGTTTTGGCGGGGGTACTTGCTGGAATCATTTTCATTTATTCCCTAGTGCTCGTATTAGGTGAAAGAAAATTATTCCCTGAAATCAAAGCAGATCTAGTACTTTGTGCAAGCGTTGGCGCCCTTCTTGGATTGTCCATTGCTGCATTTCCTATCAGTCTCTTAAACGATTACGGATATAAATCCATTGCTATTTTTGTTGCGGTTCTTTTTTTCTTAACAGGAATCAAAACCGGAGTGGCTTTTGCAAAAAAACCAGGCCTTGGTATTTTTGGTGGCGGAAGTGGGGCCGCGGGTTCTAGTTTTCAAATTCCCGGTTTAGATACTGCCAATACCCAAATCAAAGATAAAATTTTAGATACTTCTGTTGTGATCGATGGTCGTATTTTAGATATTGCTGACACTCATTTTCTAGATGGTCCACTCATCCTTCCAAACTTTGTGTTACGTGAGATCCAACTGATCTCTGATTCATCGGATCCAATCAAAAGGGCTCGCGGAAGACGTGGTCTTGAGATGTTAAACAAACTCCAAAGAAAGGGTTCCATCGAAGTTAAGATCACTTATACCGATTATTCAGACACAAGAGAAGTGGATGCAAAACTTGTCAAACTAGCACGTGATACAGGTGGAGCAGTTGTCACTAACGACTTCAACCTAAACAAAGTTGCCGAGTTACAAGGAGTTCGTGTTCTGAACTTAAACAATCTTGCAAATGCACTCAAACCAGTGGTACTTCCTGGTGAAGAGTTCCAAATTTCCGTCATCAAAGAAGGAAAGGACGAAAACCAAGGGATTGGTTATTTGGAAGATGGAACCATGGTTGTGATTGAAAACGGTGGTCACTTGGTAGGAAAAGATGTAAGAGTGGTTGTCACAAGTATCATCCAAACTGCTGCCGGTAAAATGATTTTCACAAAAGTACAAAACGGTAACAATAACTACAACAAATCGTAA
- a CDS encoding CarD family transcriptional regulator, giving the protein MATKKLNEKTKEPKFKVGDYVVYPIHGVGEVTEVAKKLILGKKKDCYSLEIQGSKMKVSIPVDRAMDVGIRSIIDKKEIKKVLTLLKKDEVDTEEDWKVRYQNNMNKIKSGSIFEVADVCRNLYRRAYGKELSIMERKLYESAYNLVKMEIALSKGVPQEEAGNIVSDVLAASVQGLAPAPPPKELDDDLDLE; this is encoded by the coding sequence TTGGCTACAAAAAAACTAAACGAAAAAACTAAAGAGCCTAAATTCAAGGTAGGGGATTACGTTGTATACCCTATCCATGGAGTAGGTGAAGTCACAGAAGTTGCTAAAAAGCTGATTCTGGGAAAGAAAAAAGACTGTTACAGTTTGGAAATTCAAGGTTCCAAAATGAAGGTCTCTATCCCAGTGGATCGCGCAATGGATGTGGGTATCCGGTCGATCATTGATAAAAAAGAGATCAAAAAAGTTCTCACTCTCCTAAAAAAGGATGAGGTCGACACGGAAGAGGACTGGAAAGTCCGTTACCAGAACAATATGAACAAGATCAAATCTGGTTCCATTTTCGAGGTGGCTGATGTTTGCCGTAATCTTTACAGACGTGCCTATGGCAAAGAACTTTCCATTATGGAAAGAAAACTCTATGAGAGTGCCTATAATTTAGTAAAGATGGAAATTGCACTTAGTAAAGGTGTACCCCAGGAAGAAGCAGGAAACATCGTTTCTGATGTGTTAGCGGCTTCGGTTCAGGGATTGGCTCCAGCACCGCCTCCAAAAGAATTGGATGATGATCTAGATTTAGAATAA
- a CDS encoding LEPBI_I2678 family protein translates to MTKILKNIAKLALFTTTLLTIGCATMFKPTTHVPIKVYADQLEASIYLDDQKVSESFHQIEYPVKSDKTFNYRIEKNGFEPKTIIIEKKFNTFAYLNLLTFLFSPVLFLIDHSNDALFVYKSPSENIKLEVNVNFKEKTDTTTYRKFESERDKLKNNKGLIQFNGYVTGVLVKDSDGKEYDLKSAPFLFSPGNFEVQSKFYTTFKKDGYQHTYTAKTAITSKLTLQPASATVVCTDFDNAKNITIHTLVSSGKPNPYLASESVLKGFEIFRYCPRSNFMKSFDI, encoded by the coding sequence ATGACCAAGATACTAAAGAATATCGCAAAATTAGCATTATTTACGACAACCTTACTGACAATAGGTTGTGCCACTATGTTCAAGCCAACCACTCACGTTCCCATAAAAGTGTATGCGGATCAATTAGAAGCCAGTATTTATCTAGATGATCAAAAGGTAAGTGAGTCGTTTCACCAAATAGAATACCCTGTGAAGTCAGATAAAACATTTAACTATCGAATTGAAAAAAATGGGTTCGAACCAAAAACAATTATTATCGAAAAGAAATTCAATACATTTGCATATTTAAATTTATTAACTTTTTTATTTTCACCCGTATTATTTTTAATCGATCATTCTAACGATGCACTTTTTGTTTATAAATCACCAAGTGAAAACATCAAACTGGAAGTGAATGTAAATTTTAAAGAAAAAACAGATACTACAACTTACAGAAAATTTGAATCAGAACGGGATAAATTAAAAAACAACAAAGGACTCATTCAATTCAATGGATATGTGACCGGAGTTCTAGTAAAAGATAGTGATGGTAAAGAATATGATCTTAAATCTGCACCATTTTTGTTTTCACCTGGCAATTTTGAGGTTCAATCGAAGTTTTATACTACTTTTAAGAAAGATGGATATCAACATACTTACACAGCAAAAACAGCTATCACAAGCAAACTAACTTTACAACCAGCATCTGCAACCGTTGTATGTACGGATTTTGATAATGCAAAAAACATAACGATACATACCCTAGTTTCTTCAGGGAAACCAAATCCTTACCTAGCATCTGAGTCGGTTTTAAAAGGTTTCGAAATTTTTAGATATTGCCCAAGATCTAACTTTATGAAATCTTTTGACATATAG
- a CDS encoding class I SAM-dependent methyltransferase has translation MNCPLCESTSNPFHKTKFRNYLRCTSCMSIFIEKSFLPTKDEENKRYLEHKNDVYDLKYQNFLKPIVEKVLQFQKPDDEGLDFGAGSHSAIEYLLKQNGYSICIYDPFFHPYNNNLLKTYDYITLTEVVEHFHSPKLEFQKLKGLLNPNGSLYILTHPYDDEIDFENWYYKNDKTHTFFYTKESFEWILNHYGFKNLEIEGRIIQFQK, from the coding sequence ATGAATTGCCCACTGTGCGAATCTACTTCAAATCCCTTTCACAAAACCAAATTCCGAAATTATTTACGTTGTACAAGTTGTATGTCTATATTTATCGAAAAAAGTTTTTTGCCTACAAAAGACGAAGAAAACAAAAGGTACCTAGAACATAAAAATGATGTATATGATCTCAAATACCAAAACTTTCTAAAACCCATCGTCGAAAAAGTCCTTCAATTTCAGAAACCAGATGATGAAGGATTAGATTTTGGTGCGGGATCACATTCCGCTATTGAATATCTTTTAAAACAAAACGGTTATTCGATTTGTATATACGATCCCTTTTTCCATCCTTATAACAACAATCTATTAAAAACCTATGATTATATCACTCTGACAGAAGTGGTGGAACATTTTCATTCCCCAAAACTAGAGTTCCAAAAACTAAAGGGATTACTAAACCCGAATGGGTCGTTATATATCTTAACCCATCCTTATGATGATGAAATAGACTTTGAAAACTGGTATTATAAAAACGACAAAACACATACTTTCTTTTATACAAAAGAATCTTTTGAATGGATATTAAATCATTATGGATTTAAAAACTTAGAAATTGAGGGTCGAATCATTCAATTCCAAAAGTAG
- a CDS encoding LamG domain-containing protein has translation MRSHHFRITERITVLAFVFSFTFFCKPNSFNNTGDYESSSYRETKILQCLLEGNCIPKNVSTERSYQIPDSLVSGLYAWYPLDGNFMDMSGNARHGYFPGGVWPVTLGPSYTIGHSNLTNGSASFNGTNQLFASNFLPLCHEDFTIALWIYTNVVYNNRILGFQGSPGGNPGITVVLNPTGNPEFSAYWVASGYNSDGISVSSSSVVSANVWTHIVYVHNGTTRQGTIWVNGLSAGTTANFGSFAGCTTGNSPNQWYNGTPLNIGYAYANQYFTGRMDDIWFFKGRQLNVSDISTLMGLP, from the coding sequence ATGCGGAGTCATCATTTCCGAATCACAGAACGGATCACAGTATTGGCATTTGTTTTTAGTTTCACTTTCTTTTGTAAGCCGAATTCTTTTAATAATACAGGGGACTATGAAAGCAGTTCTTATCGGGAAACTAAAATATTACAATGTTTATTGGAAGGAAATTGTATTCCTAAAAACGTCAGTACGGAACGTAGCTACCAAATTCCAGATTCACTTGTTTCGGGACTTTACGCTTGGTATCCTCTTGATGGAAACTTCATGGATATGAGCGGAAACGCACGTCATGGTTATTTCCCCGGTGGAGTATGGCCTGTGACTTTGGGACCTTCTTATACTATTGGTCATTCTAACCTAACAAATGGTAGTGCATCTTTCAACGGAACCAATCAATTGTTTGCCAGTAACTTTCTTCCCCTTTGCCATGAAGATTTTACGATCGCATTATGGATCTATACAAATGTGGTTTATAATAACAGAATTTTAGGATTCCAAGGTTCACCGGGCGGCAATCCTGGAATCACAGTTGTTTTGAATCCAACAGGGAACCCAGAATTTAGTGCATATTGGGTGGCTAGCGGGTATAACTCAGATGGTATATCGGTGAGTTCTTCCTCTGTTGTATCTGCAAATGTATGGACTCATATTGTCTATGTTCACAATGGAACCACTCGCCAAGGAACAATTTGGGTCAACGGTCTGAGTGCCGGCACTACTGCAAATTTTGGTTCCTTCGCTGGTTGTACAACCGGTAATTCACCTAACCAATGGTATAACGGAACACCATTGAATATTGGTTATGCGTATGCAAATCAATATTTTACAGGCAGGATGGATGATATTTGGTTTTTTAAAGGTCGCCAACTAAATGTTAGCGATATTTCCACTTTGATGGGTCTTCCTTAG